The Lycium barbarum isolate Lr01 chromosome 4, ASM1917538v2, whole genome shotgun sequence nucleotide sequence TCTATCGCTTATTATAAGATCAGCTAGGGGCTATAATGTTGTTTTGTGCATATATAAAGTTGTTCCACTCTTCATTTATAATAGTAAGGAAAAACTTTCTTTTCTATTGATCTTTAAAGAAAGAGAAATGTTTCACTAGAAGTTGACGTTAAAAGAATTATCCACTAATTAAACTATATTCAGGAATCAATTCGCAGATTAGTAGTCAAGACACATATCCAATTCGATCTCGTTAATTCTGCTAACCTCTTACAAATTAGTCAAGTGTATATTATATCTGCATCATCTCATTAAGTTACGTATATTCAATTATTGTTTCAATGCCCCAACTTTGATCACTTTTGTCTATTTATTATTGTTCACTAAAGGAGAACTAGAGAAAACTTCACTAAATTTAAAATCGACCACAAGATTCGTTCTAAACAGAGTTATATAGGAAACGAAGTtcatttttcaaaattatatttagCTTTTAACATACGTATAAGCAGTTAATTTCAAGTTGTTGGTTTTTCAGTTGCTCAGGCACCTGTGTACACAGGCAATATGGTGAGAATATTTTCAAAGTATATGAACCGATTGATGCGTACATATTAAGGTTACGTATTTCGATATTTAAGAAATTATCTGAATTGTGGTATGAAGCGTACGTAACAAAAGCTATatgaaaaataagagaaaaatgagtCTAAATTCTATATATTTACTTTGTAAGTAATTTTTACAATATAAAGTTAGGTTGACATATAACAACTAGCAAGTACCTTGTCCAAATATAAAAATCCAATTCAAGTACCGGTTTTTTTCATGAAATGTCCACTGAAGCACGCAAGAATGCTAAATTAGAAGTAACTAACTTGCAACTTGATAGAATATAAAGGATCATGTATGAACCCAACGAACCAATAATTCAATAAattaaagaaaagaaattgaTACTCATAGTTGGCAAACAAGAACTAATAATGTAGTAACTGTCACCAAAACAACGAGAAATAAAACTAGGAAAAAAATATACAAACTAATTTAATTTCCAATTTGCAAGAAAACGATGTTAACCACTAAGAAATAGTTTTCAAATTGAAAGagattttcttctttcaaatattatttgtaaagaaaattgaagaagaaaaatataagaaaacaGATACCGCCAATCACCACCAGTAGTCATCACTAGCAGCTTCATTCGTGGCCATGCAGAGCCGCCATTGCCACGACGCCAAGCTTTTGCAAGTTCAATTTCACCACTGTATCAGTAAACATTTTTGTGTCTTCCCCAGTATTTCCTTGTGGTATATCCACTATGTATGACTCCAATACTATAGTGTAAGGTTTCCCATTTTTCTCGAACTCATTCACCGATGTAACAGACCTATAATTATTCAGCCTATGCTCGCCTCCCACCACCCTGAAGCTCAGAATATGCTTCTCATCGTCTAGAATCTCTAGCCGCTCTGTGCTTGTCGATGCAGGGATTCCTGACACAACCGACACTTCTCTAATGCTTCCGACTCCACCATCACCTGCAGAGACAAATTCAGGATCTAAAGtcaatagtaatttttttttctttctttttttactaTTACAAAATCTTTACATTATCTGGGGGGAGGGAAGGGAAGGGAAACAATGAGAATTGAACATGTTTTTGTAGGGAAGACTCCTAGCGATCTCACTAGGCTATAAAGCAAGTCAGTAAATTCTGACGGtatgttttaaattttaataagaGGCCTTAAACTTTTTACCTGTCATCGTGCAGCTCTTGATGAAATGCTTGTACTTCTGGGGGTTGTCAAAGCGTCGGACGAACGGCCAGACAACGTTTGCGGGTGCCTCAATACGCTGTGTTATGAGAGAAGTGCAAGTGTTCGGTAAATGCTCAAAGGTATGGTAAGTTCGAATCAATGGCTCTAACTCTATGAATTCTTCTTGCTTAAGTCCTTGAGGAACTTGAGAAGTCCGAGACATGATTTTTCGAAAATTTCGACAGGTTAATTAGGAGGAGAAAATGGTGTATTTTCTGATGACCAAAACCAGAAAAAGCATATGAAAAAATGGCTAATTCTGGCTTGGTTTATAATTTGAAGGTGATTGAAATAACAAATAGAAGTCAGCTTTCTTTCATTTGCTTTGGAAAATAGAGAAGGAAAAAAAGTAGTAATGGGAGGATATGGGGTTTGGTTAGAAGGTGTTTGGTTTGTTTATTTGCTTTTCAGAATTTTCTTTTTTGGAATCTTGGACAAATATGACCTTGCTTTGCCATATTATAACCAACCTGTCAGAAGTGAGATATTGTCTTTTTCCAAAATAAGGGATTTAAAAATAAATGAAGATTTATAGTAGTATGATTGACCAAGACATGGCTAGATTTAGGAAGGACATAACATGCACACAATTACTATTTTTGTTGTTTCTGTcatgtaaataatttttaaaaaatggtAAAAGCCTAAAAGTATATTTTAGAAAGATGCTTTACACCTTGCTATTATAAGTAAAGTATTTATAGTGAGGGGGTGGGTGGATGGGGCCTTAGATTCTTCTGCTTACTACTTAAGGTATACTTATGTTTACACTTATTTTAAGCTAGTATTAGCCAATAATTGATAAAGATTACGCTAATCACGCATTTTAAGACGAGATAGGTTAAGAAATTTTCTCTTTTTGTGCATATACATACATGAAAAGAATAGAGCACATCATAGTgtttaataaattaaattaaaggaTTGGATTTAGCTCAATAATAGAGTGTAGTAGAGCTACTACTTTACATCCTACGTGTTCAGGCATTCTAACCATGTACTCTCCAAAAAATAAAGTATCTTAAATCATACTCTTGTTTATGATTTTGTACATATAAAATACATTTATTAATTGTATCCACGAAAACACTAACAATTTAATCTTTCAGTTATAAAGTACATAAAacttatatttgagtcttttTGTTTTAATTTAAGGGATGAGAAAAATTACACTGGCATCGAACTCCGCATTACTTATACAACATTACTGTTCGGTATAAAAGTCTTGTCATTAATATAATCTCTGTATAACTAAGCAATGTTCGGCTTCAATATTAATTCACATAACTTATATATAAAGTTTAATATCAAAAACCAAATTTTGAATTACTAATACTGACATAACTTATGCTAAAATTTGTGTGTTGTCTAATGCCAAGTGAACAGAACATGGATAAGAACACACGTATTTGCAATAACTAACTAAGAGTATATAAAGATAATAATACTCTTAAATTAGGTAATTCATGTAACAATTCTTATATTATAATACTATAATATTATTCATACCTATAGTAATTCCTATATCATTATTTATGAAATTACATTTTTCAAATTATTATTTACCGAATAATAATTTCCACTCCATATCAGTACTTGCCTAACTGAATCGTGAACCACGCAACCCTCAAACAGTCAAGGGTCTATCAGGTAGGAATccagtagctcagttggttggctacctgaactttcatctTATTGGTGAGGGTCGAATCCTCACATTATAATTTCCTCCCCCATTTCCCtttcccctaccccctatgtaataaatttttttttttaaaaaaaaacaacctCTCAACCTCTAAAAGTAGAGGTAAGATACATTTTACTTTCTCAGATTCATTTATCAGATTTTAttagatatgttgttgttgtcctaGCAATTGAGTTTGTGAATTTTTTATGTAAAAGAAAAGGGTAAACAAGTCAACATAAAAAGGAATGCTGGTATAGCAGCTATCGTTGAAAAGACGGGAAGGAGTGTTGTAGATTCGTGGATCATGTGAGAACAAACTGCACTCGCGTGATCCAAACTCCATTTTGCAGGATTCCACCCCCATTCAGCTTTTGTACTGGGCCTGCTCTTTACCCATGGTGTCATCGCCCACATATTATTTTTAATACTACTACTATATTATTACGTACTCTAAAATAATAATTATTGAATCGATGTCTTTTTTTTTGGTCTAAACCCCTCTTCTTGGAAATATATATTCTTAGGGAGATCTAGATCTTTTTCTAGAACTCTCTAATAGGTTTTATCCTACTTTTGTTGTTCTTGGGCCTAATTGTCATATTCATTTTATATGAGtaaaaattaaagatatgtatTGTGAAGGACTTTAATTAGATGACCGTAGTTGAAAATTTATAACACATTAAATGTATCTATATACTTTtaatagtttatatatatattgaataacCTACTAATTTGGTAAAGACATGAAATAGAAAATTATGAATTTTGGAGTATCTCAACCAAGGTAAAGTTCTGTCTGATATCAGATAAAGCATTCATCTAAATTACGTCTGTACTTAGGATGGTTGTTATCGTATTGTTTGATAATGTATCGTATTACATTGTATTGTGTTGTATCGTTTTgatgaatacaatgtttggatatATTTTATTGTTTCCCATCTTTATATAATGTTATACATCAATAAttaatttgaaggataaacctacAAAAAAAAGTAGAGTATGGAGTAGAACTGCTATAAAAAGGTAGGGTAAAGAAGAAAATATAATTattagataataataataagtaaagaTAAAATGAGAAGAGAAATAACGTAACGACGGATCAAACCAAATCCATCGTTACACAAAATTGGACTTTTTATCGTTACATAACAGTGAATTTAACGATACGATACAACAAAActtaagtaacaatcaaaacaaacataTTGTATTTAAAATAACGGTACAATAACAATTTCCTTTCCTTCTCTCTACTCCATACCTATGTGAGATAACCAGGATCGGTGTTTGTTTTCAGAAAGTATTGAAAGGAATATTTGCAaagatttttcaaaattttcaagaaagATTTTCTACCGGACATAGTTATAGAGCGAAAAATTTCAGCTCTTGCAAAACTAAAAAGCACCTATGAGGTAGTTGTTAGAACTTTTCTCTAATAGCATATGGTTGCAAATTTGCcgaagcaaaaaagaaaaaaaaaacgcacACACACCAATTTCTAGAACCAACATCAACATaggtttttttttattctttgcACGATTAGTTTTTGTGTTATGTATCGGAGGGTGTGAGCTAATAATTAATGAAGTGGATTTAAAACAATGAAACTTTAGGTAGAGGCAAACCTTGGTGGACATATATCTATCTGATACTTATATTGGTAGAAGATAATAGGTGTCTAGTAGTTGAGGTTTGCGCAAACGGGCCCAGACACCataagaaatttgattaatttttACCTCCTACCACTATTAGAAAAATATAAATTAATGACGGAAAAGTTATGTAGTTAAATAATAAAAATCTGTCGCTAATCCTATTTAGCAATAAATTATCAAAAATTTATGTTAACTATGGAGCAATTTGGGCAATTCGCAAGAATACCCttattttgggctggtctttaatttttgcccctcaaattggtggtctttaatttttgcccttctccTAATAACATGAGGTTTGAGGTTCGAACCCCGACTCAGTAAAAAACAAAATCGCAAGCCAGAGTTttatagcaaagttaggcctattcggatCAAAGTTAGGCCTGCAAACAGAATTTTGTCTGCTTCAGGCAGAGCTTCAAACGCtatcttaaggtagagttttgaccaaaactctgccttgcgattccAAGTTCTACCTcacaaatttttttaaaattttttactgagcgggagTTTAAATCCAGAACTTAGGAGTTTTAGGTGAAAAACAAAAATTAACGATCaataatttgagggacaaaaattaaagaccagtgcatttgaagggcactcggcacaaaaaaatgtttttaCGGCGGGTTAGATGACAAAATTTGTAACTAATTCCCGTctgcctttttttttattattattatttaaagtaAAGTCCAAGTAAGAATAAGTTAATTGACATGACGGTGGTGCTCGTAGAGGTAGAGGTATGACTCAATTGTCAAACGTAACTTGGTTCTCTTTAATAGATTTGACTCTTACCAACACTTTACTATATATGGAAATTTTGACTAGTTTATATAATTATTCCCCTTCACAGTTATGCATAGCGCGGTTATTGTAGAAACTCAAATTGCTTCTGTATGACACAAAAGGATATACAAAAACAACTCATAGTTGCTTTATATCAAAGAAACAGCCCAGAATTCTAGATGCAGTAATGTCACTTAATATAATCTCAATTTTatcaaagaaaagagaaaagcaAAATGTTAGATATTCAAATTGAGAATAAGAATTTGGACGGATTCATCTGACAAAAGTCTGTCTTAATCTGGATCCAAGAGCTGTTGTCTGCTACAAAAACACCCAACAATATTTAACACATAGTAACAAGTAAAGGGATAACAATTAGGACTATTAAGTGTTTTTGTGTACAATAAATCGTGTCTAAGTTTAGGAGTAATAAAATATCCTGGCCACTAATAAAATATTATTAAGAATCCTTTACTTCAGAGTTATTTATAAACAAATCATCGTCTACCGACATAGGTATACGAGATAAGTATAATGATCTATATTTATCGGAACTTATACAAATAAAAAGAAAGCATCTGCTAATATCTTTTTTTATCGCTCACAAAATTTGAATGCCAACTACAATATTTTGTTCTCTTGGTAAAAATTTGAATGCCAACTCTATTTCTTATATTCTTCCCTTCCCATACGTACGTTATATATTGTGATAAAGAATGACAAAACAAGAGAGAGAACAGCGTTTGCAGTTATAGAAAGAAACAAATCAATATGTCGTTAAAGCATAGTTTGGCGTGTTTTcctttttaagaaaattaacaaATCAAAGTCCACAGGTAGagtaaaaagaaaattaaagCATACTTCTGGCCATGGAACAGAAAAACAGAAGGATTTGACAAGTTATGGTTGCATAGTTTGGCGTGTTTTCCTTTTTACCGAAGCAAAGATGTATATGTGAAAGCGGCTTCAAACTATTGATTGGCTGATTTGGCTCAAACACTCCATGAAAATCGGTGCATTCCTTAGCCACTTGCCAACTTGTATCTCTTAAACAATGCTACTATAATACCATATGTCGTCACACTGACAAGAAAAAGTTCACACTGAAACAAACACAAAAATAATAAAGGGAACTCAATTGTTATTGGCTTTCAGGGGGTGAACACAGATTTCTTGTCTGTTTGTTAATTTATGATGTATGCATTTTTGTGTATTAATGTCTTCTTGCAATAgttattttattttctcttttcattTACCTTTTCCTTTTTCCCCTTTAGGTAGTAATTGTTTTGGTTTTAGATCTTTTATCCAAAGTAAAAACAGCTCTTTGCATATCAATTGAGTCAACTCCACATATGGTTACTGAACTTAAGCAAGTTATCCACAAAAATTATTTATCTGTCTTTTGTTTCTCATATGGTCATTCAAATTTATATATTTGTCTTACAACGTAAAAATGGCTAAAAgtcactttaatttttttttttaagaaaaggtCAAAATAGCCGCTTAAGTTTGGACTTTGAGTCAAAACATCCTTAATATTTTTTAACACAAAAAAATAATAGTCCtccaactatttttcacttttttactttGTAAATTAGATTGTTTTGATCCTATAGGCTATACGTAAGTCCATAATATAGATTAAAAAAAACGTAATATTTAaaagaagaggaaatgaagagtGTTAACGTTGATGGAAAATAGGCCCTAAAATTTTTAAATCGGATAAAGGGGAGGAATAACTATTGTTCGAAATTGGAAGAGATATTTAATTTTTTAAGCAGGGTTGGAgggaaaaaataattttcaccaaAATAACATTACAAGATTGACAAAaattatatttgaaaacttttttaaaaaaaaatagtacatATGATATAGAATCTCCTCATATGATGTCAAATGATTTATATAAGGGAAaatggccaaatatacccctctactttattttattagttaaatataccTTCCGTTAGTAAAAGTTAATAAAAATACCCCTAGCGTCTTCAAACTTCACACTTATGcccctatttggatggaaattcccaaatcctctcaaattatctaatttcaaaaaaattacccACTTTTTTTGACCCGACccgcctatcatcatcatcaagctcTAGCTTCATCTTTtttcatggaaaaaaaaaaagaaaagcaagaacacacCTAAATAATAAAATTCCAAAACTCACCTCAAATTTCATCTTTAAATCCAACTCCAAAGggcatattacatagaaaataaaaatatatgttcATAGTATTGATAGATTCTGTTTTTTATGTATGAATTTTCTATGAGTTGGAAACTAGTTATTCCGTTGTTGGGTTTTTATGTGACAATTATTTGAGTGATGGTTTAAGCAGGAATTATTCTGTTTGGGAAGGGGAGCTAGTTTTCTTAGAAAAAGTTTTCAAATGTTcatatgatttttatttttatttttgaaatggAAACAATGTCAATTGTCAAGATTAAGTCGTAAATTCAGGAAAATATGGTAATGGCATAGCTTTAATTTTCTATACCCTGAAGACGTTTTAGTGCTGAAAAGGGAATtacatttcttcttcttttttcctttcgGTGAGTCTGGACGTATATAAATGAGGG carries:
- the LOC132638384 gene encoding abscisic acid receptor PYL2-like, which codes for MSRTSQVPQGLKQEEFIELEPLIRTYHTFEHLPNTCTSLITQRIEAPANVVWPFVRRFDNPQKYKHFIKSCTMTGDGGVGSIREVSVVSGIPASTSTERLEILDDEKHILSFRVVGGEHRLNNYRSVTSVNEFEKNGKPYTIVLESYIVDIPQGNTGEDTKMFTDTVVKLNLQKLGVVAMAALHGHE